The following proteins come from a genomic window of Sesamum indicum cultivar Zhongzhi No. 13 linkage group LG10, S_indicum_v1.0, whole genome shotgun sequence:
- the LOC105172550 gene encoding LOW QUALITY PROTEIN: ferredoxin-like (The sequence of the model RefSeq protein was modified relative to this genomic sequence to represent the inferred CDS: inserted 2 bases in 2 codons) — protein MVSLSSTMFSAAVLSRKPVVCATSIRSLPGLNQAALFGLKSPSSGGRVTCMATYNVKXITPSGELTFSCADDEYLLEKAEEVGHGLPYSCGAGSCSSCAGKVVSGXVDQSDQSYLDYDQIEEGWVLMCAAYPTSDVTIETHKEEELVG, from the exons ATGGTGAGCCTCTCAAGCACCATGTTCAGCGCCGCCGTGCTCTCCCGCAAGCCGGTAGTATGCGCCACCAGCATCCGTTCCCTCCCCGGCCTCAACCAGGCCGCACTCTTCGGCCTCAAGTCCCCATCCTCCGGCGGAAGAGTCACCTGCATGGCGACATACAACGTGA CTATCACCCCCAGCGGAGAGCTGACCTTCAGTTGCGCAGACGACGAGTACCTCCTGGAGAAGGCGGAGGAGGTGGGGCATGGTCTTCCGTACTCGTGCGGCGCCGGATCTTGCTCCTCCTGCGCCGGGAAGGTGGTCAGTG GGGTGGACCAGTCGGACCAGAGCTACCTGGACTACGATCAGATCGAGGAGGGGTGGGTTCTGATGTGCGCTGCGTACCCTACTTCCGATGTCACCATTGAGACCCACAAGGAGGAGGAGCTCGTTGGTTGA